One region of Desulfurobacterium indicum genomic DNA includes:
- a CDS encoding translocation/assembly module TamB domain-containing protein, with translation MIDYYLDKLKGYGIYVENLHIQPGSRFAVTFGGIEYKSKSVEFHGGRGEVILDLIESLKEKRPVVFRASIDYFSLSFNENDKKGALVLPNISSVPFGIVVKNLHVGRGNIYSRNFLADFGGLDWGNGKFLLRKTDGRIKGKPFYLSDIVGVLQKDTVKTDPFDFSWDSLSLSGKMMFSLDFRDVRFDGKLLLPGKKVALVLIKETSKIKASGNIAFETFKKRFDFSLDAYLDGEAKFNGKISEEGEPFKLSFKGFFDGEQISIEGDSIGDFTFENKFFVKGMNVSYSFSGKPDCLSGFINGKIDDVSFDRRNFRNLFVSVKLKDSNYLDADFSWHDGNSGKVKISGNLALKNFSVVADIKKFDLKSDPLIASLSPSIREWIPEVEGDVSLKGKVEKGEVKEANVTFNISRFNFRGFDGKGYLILRTKNGRFPVSFKISGYNGTVGFSGYFNPSQVSVNGNLFYNNFQLASLDFLSSEGLEGAVTGGGKIFGKLIALRGNFRYKARELSYFGEKFEDVSGIINLDYPSLIVEARDSKGRLDLKRVSLKFAPVFAIDVVASVKGFHLGTIEKVTGRYGIKMPVKLSGTADGSVSLSFKHGEKNPFKMSVIIDKYDSHYALGDTISGNATGAGSVAFDRQLSISLHGSSKDATIAGLKFFGGSYRFVMRGKDINVSGENFSSSLFDKSSVSFSVALDAEKESMNGEFILKGHKKLSHLATDVNLSGKIEGYFDNFTVPIKGNAFVVSDYLKDKIAVKFSGRFHEPDNNGEIDFISNKGRVYAKINGKDLTLRGTLKNLEFGLEKVKGTAGLVVFNLNVKNFDFEHLNGVVGIPILSIFPENLPEIDSISGIYLNFSNGNIKVSDAAFSFPGGWINLNLSFVNRQLSGNFKGSVSARAIARRFLPSVLVKEGDFNVSGTFEYEKKFTYSVEVKAGGIVGRTDYLLGTVKIDKFSLNVKDGKLKYLFTAIEVEDGNIVVSGGDVITASIFNVPVGQRGIWRARITGNLKFVNKKLTGAINISRPVILKLTAEKKKGSPSFSIPFDVDVNLDFLEPLEFKTDVWSIKILPIMKVTVNDGIPVVSGNFFVLDGKIKYMGKEFVVSYGSGIVDNLLELKGDLNIAAISRIGDYYVYMFIRGNLSSPVLYFSSEPPLTKEEILSLIMTGATPSEMERSNELFPVVQVAYYATSTFLKPVEKTFSKLLKLESFSLEPYITRYGETVIKFSVAKRIGDRLRLIGYQTTGQDPEFSIGAQYFIGHYKNVYLEYQYSNYYHNEYGIGFDFRVKDWIWLEEKIKRKIQGLKK, from the coding sequence ATGATTGACTATTACCTTGATAAGTTAAAAGGTTACGGTATTTATGTAGAAAACCTGCATATTCAGCCGGGAAGTCGCTTCGCCGTTACGTTTGGCGGAATTGAGTATAAAAGTAAAAGTGTGGAATTTCACGGTGGAAGAGGGGAAGTAATCCTTGATCTTATTGAGTCTTTAAAAGAAAAAAGGCCAGTTGTTTTTAGAGCTTCTATTGATTATTTTTCCTTATCTTTTAATGAAAATGATAAAAAGGGAGCACTTGTTTTACCGAACATTTCTTCTGTTCCTTTTGGTATCGTGGTAAAGAATCTTCACGTCGGAAGAGGAAACATATATTCCCGGAATTTTTTAGCCGATTTTGGTGGATTGGATTGGGGTAACGGGAAGTTTTTGTTGCGTAAGACAGATGGAAGGATAAAGGGTAAACCGTTTTACCTTTCAGATATTGTTGGAGTTCTTCAAAAGGATACAGTTAAAACCGATCCGTTTGATTTTTCATGGGATTCGCTTTCTTTGAGTGGTAAGATGATGTTTTCTCTTGATTTTCGTGATGTCAGGTTTGATGGGAAACTTTTGCTTCCCGGAAAAAAGGTTGCTTTAGTTTTGATTAAGGAAACTAGCAAAATTAAAGCATCAGGAAATATTGCCTTTGAAACTTTCAAAAAACGGTTTGATTTTTCTCTTGATGCCTATCTGGATGGGGAAGCAAAGTTTAATGGAAAGATTTCTGAGGAGGGCGAGCCTTTTAAACTTTCTTTTAAAGGTTTTTTTGACGGAGAGCAGATTTCTATTGAGGGAGATTCTATCGGTGATTTTACTTTTGAAAATAAATTTTTTGTTAAAGGTATGAATGTTTCTTACAGTTTTAGCGGGAAGCCGGACTGTTTAAGTGGTTTTATAAACGGTAAGATAGACGATGTTTCTTTTGACAGAAGAAACTTTAGAAATTTATTCGTTTCCGTTAAATTAAAAGATTCGAATTATTTGGATGCGGATTTTTCCTGGCATGATGGAAACAGCGGTAAAGTTAAGATATCGGGCAACCTTGCTTTAAAAAACTTTTCCGTTGTGGCGGATATTAAAAAATTCGACTTAAAATCGGATCCTTTAATTGCTTCTCTTTCTCCTTCTATTAGAGAATGGATTCCAGAAGTTGAAGGGGACGTATCTCTTAAAGGGAAGGTTGAAAAGGGGGAGGTAAAAGAAGCCAATGTAACTTTTAATATTTCCCGTTTTAATTTTAGAGGTTTTGACGGTAAAGGTTATCTGATTTTAAGGACGAAAAACGGTAGATTTCCTGTGTCCTTTAAAATATCGGGATATAATGGAACGGTGGGATTTAGCGGATATTTTAATCCATCTCAGGTTTCTGTAAACGGAAATCTTTTTTATAACAATTTCCAGCTGGCTTCTCTCGACTTTTTATCTTCTGAAGGGCTTGAAGGAGCGGTTACAGGTGGAGGGAAGATTTTTGGTAAATTGATTGCCTTAAGAGGAAATTTCAGATACAAAGCCCGGGAACTTTCCTATTTTGGGGAAAAGTTTGAAGATGTTTCTGGTATTATTAATCTTGATTATCCTTCTCTTATTGTGGAAGCCAGGGATTCAAAAGGCAGGCTTGATTTAAAAAGGGTTTCTCTAAAGTTTGCTCCTGTCTTTGCGATAGATGTGGTAGCTTCCGTTAAAGGTTTTCATCTTGGAACGATTGAGAAAGTTACGGGTAGATACGGTATCAAAATGCCTGTTAAGTTGAGCGGGACAGCTGACGGTAGCGTTTCCCTCTCTTTTAAGCATGGTGAAAAGAATCCTTTTAAGATGAGTGTAATCATTGATAAATATGATTCCCACTATGCCCTGGGAGATACTATTTCAGGAAATGCAACAGGGGCAGGTAGCGTTGCTTTTGACAGGCAATTATCGATTTCCCTTCACGGAAGTTCTAAGGATGCTACAATTGCTGGCTTGAAATTTTTTGGCGGAAGTTACCGTTTTGTAATGAGGGGAAAAGATATTAATGTTTCTGGAGAAAATTTCTCTTCTTCCCTTTTTGACAAAAGCTCAGTTAGCTTTTCTGTTGCTCTGGATGCAGAAAAAGAGTCAATGAACGGTGAATTTATATTAAAAGGGCACAAAAAGCTTTCTCACCTTGCAACGGATGTTAACCTTAGCGGAAAAATTGAAGGATATTTTGACAACTTTACTGTACCTATCAAAGGGAATGCCTTTGTTGTTTCAGATTACTTAAAGGATAAAATTGCCGTTAAATTTTCTGGCAGGTTTCATGAACCTGACAACAACGGAGAGATTGATTTTATTTCAAATAAAGGTAGAGTTTATGCAAAGATAAACGGTAAGGATCTTACATTAAGAGGCACTCTTAAAAACTTGGAATTTGGACTGGAGAAGGTTAAGGGAACGGCAGGTTTAGTTGTTTTTAATCTCAATGTGAAAAATTTTGATTTTGAACATTTAAACGGTGTTGTTGGAATTCCGATTTTGTCTATCTTTCCGGAAAATTTACCAGAGATAGATTCTATTTCAGGGATTTACTTAAATTTTAGCAATGGGAACATTAAAGTGAGTGATGCCGCTTTCTCTTTCCCTGGCGGTTGGATTAATCTGAATCTTTCATTTGTTAACCGTCAACTTTCAGGGAACTTTAAAGGTTCTGTCAGTGCCAGAGCCATTGCCAGAAGGTTTTTACCTTCTGTTCTTGTGAAAGAAGGTGATTTCAACGTTTCAGGTACATTTGAATATGAAAAAAAATTTACTTATTCGGTTGAGGTTAAAGCGGGCGGTATAGTTGGCAGAACGGATTATCTTCTGGGAACGGTAAAGATTGATAAGTTTTCTCTAAATGTTAAGGACGGAAAGTTGAAATATCTATTTACTGCGATAGAGGTGGAAGACGGAAACATTGTGGTTTCCGGCGGTGATGTAATTACAGCTTCGATATTTAACGTGCCTGTTGGTCAAAGGGGTATCTGGCGTGCCCGTATAACGGGAAATTTAAAATTTGTAAATAAAAAATTGACTGGAGCAATTAATATCTCTCGTCCGGTCATTCTAAAACTTACTGCGGAGAAAAAGAAAGGTTCTCCTTCATTTTCCATACCGTTCGATGTTGATGTAAACCTTGATTTTCTTGAACCCCTTGAATTCAAAACGGACGTTTGGAGTATAAAAATTCTTCCTATTATGAAAGTTACTGTGAACGATGGAATACCTGTTGTTTCTGGTAATTTCTTTGTTCTGGACGGAAAGATAAAATATATGGGAAAAGAGTTTGTTGTTTCTTACGGTTCTGGTATTGTTGACAATCTTCTTGAATTAAAAGGTGATTTAAATATTGCTGCTATTTCACGGATAGGGGATTATTATGTTTACATGTTTATCAGGGGAAATCTTTCTTCCCCTGTTCTCTACTTTTCCTCTGAGCCTCCTTTGACAAAGGAGGAAATTTTAAGTCTCATAATGACAGGGGCGACGCCGTCGGAGATGGAAAGGAGTAATGAGCTATTTCCGGTTGTTCAGGTAGCTTATTATGCTACTTCCACCTTTTTAAAACCTGTAGAAAAAACCTTTTCAAAGTTGCTGAAACTTGAGTCTTTTTCATTAGAGCCTTACATAACCAGGTATGGTGAAACGGTCATAAAATTTTCGGTGGCAAAGAGGATAGGCGATAGGTTAAGGCTCATAGGTTATCAGACAACAGGTCAGGATCCTGAATTTAGTATAGGTGCTCAGTATTTCATAGGTCATTATAAAAATGTTTATCTTGAATATCAGTATAGTAATTACTACCATAACGAATATGGTATTGGATTTGATTTCAGAGTTAAGGATTGGATATGGTTAGAAGAGAAGATAAAAAGGAAAATTCAAGGATTGAAGAAGTAG
- the rnhC gene encoding ribonuclease HIII, translated as MVRREDKKENSRIEEVAKALESAGAVSENPPQHAIYRFRLGDGIVTIYKSGSIVYGGKGDDKEILKSIVDSVLTENVDITPRIGCDEAGKGEYAGPLVVACIYCDEPAVKELIKLGVKDSKKLSDEKVLRLADEIKKVAHGAVRVLMPQEYNRLYANYKNINRLLDVVYLSLIDKLVKKYKPKRVIVDKYGSGIKKKLCDNLPDSVDIVVVEKAESDPVVAAASIVARAEKLKGCQLLEKKFGVKIPSGNNKDQISHFLQSVSENMLPYLVKMHFNMNV; from the coding sequence ATGGTTAGAAGAGAAGATAAAAAGGAAAATTCAAGGATTGAAGAAGTAGCGAAAGCTTTAGAAAGTGCTGGTGCTGTTTCCGAAAATCCACCACAACATGCGATTTACAGGTTCAGACTTGGAGATGGGATTGTTACGATTTATAAATCTGGTTCTATCGTTTATGGAGGAAAAGGGGACGATAAAGAGATTCTCAAAAGTATTGTTGATAGTGTTTTAACTGAAAATGTAGATATTACTCCAAGAATAGGCTGTGATGAAGCTGGTAAAGGTGAATATGCGGGGCCACTGGTTGTCGCGTGTATCTATTGTGATGAACCTGCTGTTAAAGAGCTAATAAAACTTGGTGTTAAAGATTCTAAAAAACTTTCTGATGAGAAAGTTTTGAGGCTTGCTGATGAAATTAAGAAAGTTGCACACGGTGCTGTTAGAGTTTTGATGCCGCAGGAATATAACAGACTCTATGCTAATTACAAAAATATAAATAGACTGCTTGATGTTGTTTATCTTTCTCTTATAGATAAACTTGTGAAAAAGTATAAACCTAAACGTGTGATTGTTGATAAATACGGTAGCGGTATTAAAAAGAAGCTTTGTGACAATTTACCTGATTCTGTTGATATTGTTGTTGTTGAGAAAGCCGAGAGTGATCCGGTTGTTGCTGCAGCTTCCATCGTTGCCAGAGCGGAAAAATTGAAAGGATGCCAGCTGTTGGAGAAAAAGTTTGGAGTTAAGATTCCTTCTGGTAATAATAAAGATCAGATTTCCCATTTTCTTCAGTCCGTATCTGAGAATATGTTACCATATCTTGTTAAAATGCATTTCAATATGAATGTGTAA
- the sppA gene encoding signal peptide peptidase SppA, with protein MRKFQKFLTMLGAVSLLIIFFSLIRFFFSTGIPSHKGIAILRVKGVITETDYYIKELEKLSKNKNVKAIVLRVDSPGGAVVPCQELYDEILRVKKKKPIVVSMGSVAASGGLYISVAANKIVADPATITGSIGVIMQTMNFRKLADKIGIKVVTIKSGPHKDLLNPFKKVDPGDVAIVQNVINDTYQQFLEVVSKGRHIPIDKLKPIADGRIFSGREAQKLGLVDELGDLHKAVSVARKLAHSPDAKPFEVKKEQPFIDKILGGQASIFFDKISSILKGEIEKKNLMYLY; from the coding sequence TTGAGGAAATTCCAGAAATTTTTGACGATGTTGGGAGCAGTTTCCCTCCTTATTATCTTTTTTAGCTTAATACGTTTCTTTTTCTCAACAGGTATTCCTTCGCATAAAGGAATAGCTATTCTTAGGGTGAAAGGTGTAATAACGGAGACAGATTACTACATAAAAGAGCTTGAGAAGCTTTCTAAAAATAAAAATGTTAAAGCGATCGTTTTGAGAGTTGATTCTCCTGGTGGAGCTGTTGTTCCTTGTCAGGAATTATATGACGAAATTTTAAGAGTTAAGAAAAAAAAGCCTATTGTTGTTTCAATGGGTTCTGTTGCTGCTTCCGGAGGACTTTATATTTCCGTTGCTGCCAACAAGATAGTTGCGGATCCGGCTACCATTACGGGAAGTATTGGTGTGATAATGCAAACAATGAATTTCAGAAAATTAGCTGATAAAATAGGTATAAAAGTTGTTACGATCAAAAGCGGTCCTCACAAAGACCTCCTTAATCCTTTTAAGAAAGTTGATCCAGGAGATGTTGCTATTGTCCAAAATGTTATAAACGATACTTACCAGCAGTTTTTAGAAGTTGTTTCAAAGGGAAGGCATATCCCTATTGATAAACTTAAACCAATAGCCGACGGTAGAATATTTTCAGGAAGAGAAGCTCAAAAACTTGGACTTGTTGACGAACTTGGAGATCTTCACAAAGCTGTTTCTGTTGCAAGAAAACTTGCCCATTCACCTGATGCAAAGCCGTTTGAGGTTAAAAAAGAGCAGCCTTTCATTGATAAGATTCTTGGCGGTCAGGCTTCTATTTTCTTTGATAAAATTTCTTCAATATTGAAAGGAGAGATAGAAAAGAAAAATTTGATGTATCTTTACTGA
- a CDS encoding flagellar brake protein: MDSFNKLVMEWLREKTEKREPLEIISFYNEMPVRVKMNPLSIENKVVGWKGNPKIIPAIDQTQKFYITFLHPEYREKRILSAGVLYYNDDYIETTFPSLAVEPKFNRSAVRITVSEMKPIYVDVEDKDVSFSTRALDISEGGVGIIINKGLLGLNQEVNVTLKFPSGDVINNIPAKVVRVEELSGRKKEEKAGLAFVSLKERDRNIISRYIIQRQREIINEFKMLTGE; the protein is encoded by the coding sequence GTGGATTCGTTCAATAAACTGGTAATGGAGTGGCTTAGAGAAAAAACGGAGAAAAGAGAACCTCTTGAAATTATAAGTTTCTATAATGAGATGCCTGTAAGAGTAAAAATGAATCCTTTATCAATAGAAAATAAAGTAGTTGGTTGGAAGGGTAACCCTAAAATTATTCCGGCTATAGATCAGACACAAAAGTTTTATATAACTTTTCTTCATCCAGAATACAGGGAAAAAAGGATACTTTCTGCAGGGGTTCTTTACTACAATGATGATTATATAGAGACGACGTTTCCTTCCCTTGCTGTTGAACCCAAATTTAACCGCAGTGCTGTCAGAATAACTGTTTCAGAAATGAAGCCTATCTATGTTGATGTAGAAGATAAAGATGTTTCGTTTTCTACGCGAGCTCTTGATATAAGCGAAGGAGGGGTAGGAATAATAATAAACAAAGGTCTTCTTGGACTAAATCAAGAGGTAAATGTTACTTTAAAATTTCCTTCAGGTGATGTAATAAATAATATTCCTGCAAAGGTTGTTCGCGTTGAAGAGCTATCCGGTAGAAAGAAAGAAGAAAAGGCCGGGTTGGCATTCGTATCCTTAAAGGAAAGAGATAGAAACATTATAAGTAGGTATATTATTCAACGTCAGAGAGAAATTATTAACGAATTTAAAATGCTGACGGGAGAATAA
- a CDS encoding pilus assembly protein produces the protein MRKIELLLILCLGILIFPLNSFSISNPYTAIPPFLQQGKYANLMLALDYSGSMSDYAYKEDEYDSSKTYIGYFIPDAKYSYFKGVFYKDKNGSYTGNELNYSYMTKLDILKWILTGGGPVVKLTDGKKYLHADGFLIPVNDVSTYNQKTGKLEGILQKIERLSEHPRIGLEIYSLRKGSVVQDWVYPSYEYRKLIRTINREYAYGGTPTGEALDEIRRYFSRESGVWGGFSKTDSNYVDPYKFNIKGTLMDVHCAKNYVLLISDGAWNGHRFANSLWDLSCEKSYGAYIVVDPVDAGYNYACTIDPVQPAYEMWEGGQADLVPDLKGKQNVKVYTVSAFMGNSTFSDRVGLNALENVAIFGGYKSDSSDSLPSGYSSVPPDPVCSVTQAPPCGSFVNLPSSSSDWDANGDGRPDDFYPGNDPLALKKAIENILAAILKDAFSGTSAGILPERKKSGVVAEQTLFYPRKDFSGKNVDWPGYLYTWWFLNKKNAQNLREDTNLNKILDIEDDRILKWRVDPDTGKVHIDLYGSYANGTEKSKLATYDTFDNLHPVWEAGENLAFTSPDSRTIYTDVKGMLVEFNDFNKNLISNYVGNLTEPSCLNDDVANLIAFIRGKDVKGCRIRDIDDSGDTWKLGDIIYSSPTVVKYPGYSVVYVGANDGMLHAFRLGYVKDLNNSLHPVKLTDSSSSSSRALVGQEIWAFIPSNALPYLKYLADPEYQHTYYVDLKPFVVTYQNRVILIGGMRFGGVPGNSPTLTPPVNDADIGYSSYFALDITDPENPKFLWEFTTKDLGFTYSGPAVINKGSKAYVMFASGPTDYNGDVNQPLFVYILDLLTGKSVRNITFSNLQNTFAGRLFTDGLDVDEDGKTDYVFFGYLKKGTDMQDWKGGIIVADVRSSDPSDWKFDTYLEDKIPPVTSRVVAGKYFGRYYIFFGTGRWFYKEDNPDPSQANRIYGIPLIHSGKNWTLPDESSIVDVTTSSFSVCSASSSSPKGWYIRLNTDDSGYLKERLISDPTTTDLNVVAFVTTEPTADVCGFGGRSRIWLLNGATGSSIFDNCTTYSLDHEKLKGTLLVQLSTAAIHKVDLSSAASMFDNSTGKRTTLNSATGSSWFVGVAPEGGAKFVSPAGGKGELLLWMEK, from the coding sequence ATGAGAAAAATAGAACTTCTTTTAATACTTTGCTTAGGAATTTTGATTTTTCCTCTAAATTCATTTTCTATATCAAATCCTTATACTGCTATTCCTCCATTTTTACAACAGGGAAAGTATGCGAATTTAATGCTTGCTCTTGATTATAGTGGGAGTATGAGTGATTATGCTTATAAAGAAGATGAATACGATAGTAGCAAAACATATATAGGTTACTTTATTCCTGATGCTAAATATTCGTATTTTAAAGGGGTATTTTACAAGGATAAAAATGGTTCTTATACTGGAAATGAACTTAATTACTCATATATGACAAAACTGGATATTTTGAAGTGGATATTAACAGGGGGAGGGCCTGTTGTAAAACTTACCGATGGGAAAAAGTATCTTCATGCAGATGGTTTTCTTATTCCTGTTAATGATGTAAGTACTTATAATCAAAAAACTGGAAAATTAGAAGGAATTTTACAGAAAATTGAAAGACTTTCTGAGCATCCAAGAATAGGACTTGAGATATATTCTCTTAGAAAGGGTTCTGTTGTTCAGGATTGGGTTTATCCCTCTTATGAATATAGAAAATTGATACGCACAATAAATAGAGAATATGCATATGGAGGTACTCCAACAGGGGAAGCTCTTGATGAAATCAGAAGATATTTTTCCCGTGAAAGTGGAGTTTGGGGAGGGTTTAGTAAGACGGATTCGAACTATGTTGATCCTTATAAGTTCAACATAAAAGGAACGTTAATGGATGTTCATTGTGCAAAGAATTATGTTCTTTTAATCAGTGACGGTGCTTGGAACGGACATAGATTTGCTAATAGTTTATGGGATCTTTCATGTGAAAAATCCTATGGAGCTTACATAGTAGTTGATCCAGTAGATGCCGGATATAATTATGCCTGTACAATAGATCCAGTTCAGCCTGCTTACGAAATGTGGGAAGGGGGACAGGCTGATTTGGTTCCTGATCTTAAAGGAAAACAGAACGTTAAAGTATATACAGTATCTGCCTTTATGGGAAATTCTACGTTTTCAGACAGAGTAGGTTTAAATGCCCTTGAAAATGTAGCTATTTTTGGGGGATACAAATCCGATTCTTCAGATAGCCTACCGTCAGGTTACTCTTCAGTTCCACCAGATCCAGTGTGTTCTGTAACACAAGCTCCACCTTGTGGTTCTTTTGTTAACCTTCCATCTTCGTCTTCTGATTGGGATGCAAATGGTGATGGAAGGCCTGATGATTTTTATCCTGGGAACGATCCGTTAGCTCTTAAAAAAGCTATAGAAAACATTTTAGCAGCCATATTAAAGGATGCATTTTCAGGAACATCAGCAGGTATTCTACCAGAAAGGAAAAAATCCGGCGTTGTAGCAGAACAGACGCTATTTTATCCTCGTAAAGATTTTTCAGGAAAGAATGTTGATTGGCCTGGTTATCTATATACCTGGTGGTTTTTAAATAAGAAGAATGCTCAAAATCTCAGAGAGGATACAAACTTAAATAAAATCCTTGATATTGAGGACGATCGTATTTTGAAATGGAGAGTGGATCCTGATACCGGTAAGGTTCATATAGATCTGTACGGCAGTTATGCAAACGGTACAGAAAAAAGTAAATTGGCTACTTATGACACGTTTGATAATTTGCATCCTGTCTGGGAAGCAGGAGAAAATCTTGCGTTTACGTCTCCTGATAGTAGGACAATTTACACGGATGTGAAGGGTATGCTTGTTGAGTTTAACGATTTCAACAAAAACCTTATAAGTAATTATGTGGGGAATTTAACTGAGCCTTCATGTTTAAATGATGATGTGGCAAACTTGATTGCCTTTATCAGAGGAAAAGATGTAAAAGGATGTAGAATCAGGGATATAGATGATTCCGGCGATACATGGAAATTAGGTGATATTATCTATTCATCTCCCACCGTTGTTAAGTATCCTGGTTACAGTGTCGTATATGTAGGTGCTAATGATGGAATGCTTCACGCTTTCAGGCTTGGATATGTTAAAGATTTAAACAACAGCCTTCATCCTGTTAAATTAACAGATAGTTCTTCTTCATCGTCTAGAGCATTAGTTGGTCAAGAGATATGGGCATTTATTCCTTCTAACGCTTTACCTTATTTGAAATATCTTGCTGATCCGGAATATCAGCATACCTATTATGTAGATTTAAAACCGTTTGTTGTTACCTATCAGAATAGAGTAATCTTAATAGGTGGTATGAGATTTGGCGGTGTTCCCGGTAATTCTCCAACGTTGACTCCACCTGTAAACGATGCAGATATTGGTTATTCATCCTATTTTGCACTTGACATAACAGATCCCGAAAATCCGAAGTTTCTGTGGGAATTTACCACTAAGGATCTTGGATTTACATATTCAGGTCCTGCAGTTATAAATAAGGGAAGTAAAGCTTATGTCATGTTTGCTTCAGGTCCTACCGATTATAACGGTGATGTTAATCAGCCGCTTTTCGTTTACATTCTAGATCTGTTGACAGGAAAAAGCGTTAGGAATATTACCTTTAGCAATTTACAAAACACCTTTGCAGGACGCCTTTTTACAGATGGCCTTGATGTTGATGAAGATGGAAAGACAGACTATGTCTTTTTTGGTTATTTAAAAAAAGGGACAGATATGCAAGATTGGAAGGGTGGAATAATTGTTGCGGATGTTAGGAGCAGTGATCCTTCGGACTGGAAATTTGATACGTATCTTGAGGATAAAATTCCACCTGTGACTTCAAGAGTTGTTGCCGGCAAGTATTTTGGAAGATATTACATATTTTTTGGTACCGGAAGATGGTTTTATAAAGAAGATAATCCAGACCCTTCACAAGCAAATAGGATTTACGGTATTCCGTTAATTCATTCAGGAAAAAATTGGACTTTGCCTGATGAGAGTTCTATAGTTGACGTTACTACATCTTCATTTTCTGTTTGTTCTGCTTCATCTTCGTCACCGAAAGGTTGGTATATAAGGCTTAACACGGATGATAGTGGATATTTAAAAGAGCGTTTAATTTCAGATCCAACAACGACCGATTTAAATGTTGTTGCATTTGTAACTACAGAGCCGACTGCAGATGTCTGTGGCTTTGGAGGACGTTCAAGGATCTGGCTTTTAAATGGGGCTACGGGAAGTAGCATTTTTGACAACTGCACCACATACTCACTTGATCACGAGAAATTAAAAGGCACACTGCTTGTTCAGCTTTCCACCGCTGCAATTCATAAAGTTGACTTGAGCAGCGCAGCTTCAATGTTTGATAACTCAACAGGCAAAAGAACTACTTTAAATTCCGCTACAGGTTCCAGCTGGTTTGTCGGTGTGGCACCTGAAGGTGGGGCTAAGTTTGTATCTCCGGCAGGAGGAAAAGGTGAACTATTGTTATGGATGGAAAAATAA
- a CDS encoding pilus assembly FimT family protein: MNYCYGWKNKKAFTLLELLIVIALIAVLSFMSIMKYRSWIESNAINTEIRRIASMLQSLRMEAFSQKKRFRIRVSSDRHKLLIDVWDDGSWKSYKAYNLKEPFILTAPVSVTEKGTFNATSKIIYNGTFNYQGDDCIVIYRTDVRLKHC, translated from the coding sequence GTGAACTATTGTTATGGATGGAAAAATAAAAAAGCTTTTACTCTACTTGAGCTTTTGATAGTTATAGCGTTGATAGCTGTTTTATCTTTTATGAGTATCATGAAATATAGAAGTTGGATAGAATCAAATGCTATAAATACTGAAATTCGAAGAATAGCTTCAATGCTTCAAAGTTTAAGAATGGAAGCATTTTCTCAGAAAAAGCGGTTCAGGATTCGTGTAAGTTCAGACAGGCATAAGTTGTTGATTGATGTTTGGGACGATGGCAGTTGGAAAAGTTATAAGGCTTATAATTTAAAGGAGCCTTTCATTTTAACGGCTCCTGTTTCTGTTACAGAAAAAGGGACCTTTAATGCAACTTCTAAAATTATTTATAACGGAACTTTTAATTATCAAGGTGATGATTGTATAGTTATATATAGGACGGATGTGAGGTTAAAGCATTGTTAA
- a CDS encoding prepilin-type N-terminal cleavage/methylation domain-containing protein, translating to MKRAFTLLEVLIALVIFSLVMIALLDSAGFYYRVSTRNDLLNAASKIARENLEFVRNIDYADITKAELDNGTNSCKEALATGKNIELVQLRNQNYMFGKYFDVVADPSLDIKQVTVYVCWNYNRKFHQLNYSTIIRKEE from the coding sequence ATGAAAAGAGCATTTACACTGCTTGAGGTTTTGATAGCACTTGTAATTTTTTCCTTGGTAATGATTGCTTTGCTTGATTCTGCCGGATTCTATTATCGTGTTAGCACTAGGAATGATCTGCTAAATGCTGCTTCAAAAATTGCAAGGGAAAATCTGGAGTTTGTTCGTAATATAGATTATGCCGATATTACGAAGGCAGAGCTTGACAACGGAACCAATTCTTGTAAGGAGGCTTTGGCAACTGGTAAGAATATTGAATTGGTTCAGTTGAGAAATCAAAATTATATGTTTGGAAAATATTTTGATGTTGTTGCGGATCCTAGTTTGGATATAAAACAGGTTACTGTGTATGTTTGCTGGAATTATAACAGAAAATTTCATCAGCTAAATTATTCCACAATTATAAGGAAAGAGGAATGA